The Corylus avellana chromosome ca11, CavTom2PMs-1.0 genome contains the following window.
gaaaatcgacaaacacattgGGCCTAGGGccgtgtatactcccggttccccatgttgattaacccaagaacccatgaGGAAATTctttttgttactctattaagcctaggactcgatcatccaaattgacttaaataactaatccataccacatgcatatgctgATCACACatattcatatgaggaattcaataaaacatgaattaatcaagttaagcatcacaatatgattatcacaaagacgccaatattgaaatattaaatgaacataattagggcttcaatctaaccttACTAAAGAATTAGtgacacataattaaaataaaactaaaaagaaaaggaaaagaaaaaaccaaaatgactgcttgaagtagcctccagtTCCTCTTCCCAAGATTGTATATTTAATTGtgaggtttagaggtctatttataggcttaggaatactctagaaatcctagaaaccctagtaaactcgtaGGTTTTAGTTCTAGTACAAGTAGGATTAGAAAAACCCTATTTTGGAAGTAAAAAGAAGTCTAGCCGCCTTGATTCCTATCTGCAGCGCATGGGTACGCTTgatcgtagcccgtgtgcgctcgatcacacctCCGCGATCGAGTCTCCTTTTGTGCACACGAGTGCAAGCCTGCTGTCATGACTCTCTTTGGTAATGCGCTTGAGCTcaggtcccctgcgatcgatcgcactatctgAATGCTTAAGCTTGATCCAAAACTTCTAGCTTcttcccaattttgtcctttaagcccgatacttcctGGAATGCTCTATTTTCTTTGagaaacctataaaacaaagaaaatacataaaggaaataaaattgcacaaactaacaaaactaaggaattaacaaatataagataagggctaaaatatgaatattttgacacttatcacatccctaaacttacatattgctagtccattagcaatacgaaactaaaaacaaaatggaaaacaaaaagataaatccatctttcgtggaatgtacgattgcatttagcatatgcaacaagccttttaaactcttaggcattccctagaggacgagtgaagtctcgtgagggttttccacactaaaaaaaaccctaaaccctataaaaaacaaaatctacaaAGCTACCcacaaatattatttgtttataatatcaatgGAATAAATGGAAGACCACAACGGCCACAATTTCATTTCTTGGCCATAGAGAAATTCTCTTTgctgaaaagtgaaaataaaatattagttttcaaTTATCTAGGGGCAATTCTGCACAACGAGAGGTGCAAGAAGGACTACTTGATATAAATACTAAAGCATTTGACACACCTTGTAGTTGTCATAGTCTTAATCTTGTACTATGCGATATTGCTAATTCATGTCCTAAAGCTAtatctttttttggaattgtacaacatatatatactttgttttcACCATCTACAAAACGATGGAAAATATTACTAGATAATGTGCAAGTTTAACTCTTAAGCCATTTTCTTAAATACGTTGGGAAAGTCAGATTGAAAGtctaaaagcaataaaattttaaactccACAAATAAGAAACGATTTGCTACAATTAGCACAAACAAGTGAatatcctaaaacaaaaaagtgaacCTAATTATTTAGCAACCTATGAGATGAAAAGTTTTGAATTCTTATTGAGTATGACTGTTtggtatgatattttatttgttgttaatactgttagtaaaaatttacaatcGAAAGACATGCATATTGATGTTGCTATAGATCAATTAGAAGgtcttattttctattttaaatcgGCTATGATTTCATCTAAAGAGATTGCAACCATAATGGaaataaaacatgtttttcGTGAAAATTCGTagaaagaaatattttgatGAGAATGCTAATGACGAGACAACAGAATCTGCTGAAgaatcttttagaattgattacttcttatatatagtagatgaagctatttcttcaattcaaagaaGGTTTGGACAATTTTAAATatacgaaaatatttttggttttttatttaattttaagaaattaaaatcactagatgatgatggtttgcaaaataaatgtcttaatcTAGAAGGATTCCTAAAACATGATCTTGAtgatttagatttatttttagaactaaaagttttaaaagaaattttactaaTAAAAGAAAGTGctccaattgacatattaaattatataaaaatacttGATTCTATTCCAAATacttatagaattttattgataataCCTGTTACAGTTGCGTCTGtagaaagaagtttttcaaaattaaaattgataaaatcctacctaaggattttagccATATTAGCCAAGAGAGATTAAATgaattagccatattatcaattgaaaaaaggattttagaaaatcttgaatataaaaacttaatcagtaATTTTGTATCTCAAAAAGcgagaagaatgatttttaaataaaaatataataataatattaaaataaatattatttagaattttttttttacttacaagaaaaaaaaaaaaccaaggccCCATTTCAAAGTTTCACTTAAGGCcccaaaatacattgagccggccctgtcTATCCTTTCCCCTTTCCACATACATATGTACGTGCAGCCAACAAAAGGAACATAGTTTATGACTAAAGAAATATCGCTCTTCCATCCAAGCAATATTTCATAATCCACCTACACACGTGAGAACACAAAAATCAAGAAGCCCCCAAAAgttataaagcaataaagaggatGTGAATCATTTTACAGACGTCACgcaatcaaatataaattttaacaatttgaGAAGTCACGTATGAAGctactgataagtgctaaaatattcatattttcagcccttaacttgcatgtgttaatcctttggttttggttaattatgccattttacttcctttttgtattttatttgttttttaggcttttggaagaaaagaaagcgtttctggaaaaattccaagcttaaagggcaaattgggaagacctagaagatatggttaagcttagccaatcatggttaaagtttaatcaaataaaggaaaggattaattcggaatttctcacattgaagtcaaattggattgaatgcaaaattggattctgaacatgtctcggtattttgatcataactttcagttcagatatccgattgaggtgattcaagcggcattagAAATATAACTCAAAATGGTACAATTTATTAGGATAtagtattttcccaattcggagcgccgcaaggccaaaatggCGTCGCAAGTCAGGACCACAAtactgggcgaatcctattccgatttggacttaggttttctttatcctaagtggacttggacttaaaactctgaatttcctaggtttactagtgtaacaaggacttctaaagcctataaatcgacctcttagcctctaggaatgggtgtggagaaaagatgcacaagctctggaaaggaactaaAGGCTgcatcaagaggagtttgggtttttcttctcttccaccctttttatctttattatgtagtttatattttatttagggctagattgaagccctagttatgttttgttaatatctCAATAtaggcgcctttgtgatgatcttgttgtgctatttaacttaattaatacctgcttgcatgaattcctcatatgtgtgtgcctgatcaacatatgcaagtggtatggactagttagttaaatcgatttggatggccgagtcctgggtttaacataagtaacaagagatatccacatcggattcttaggttaatcaacatggggaaccgagagtatatgccatgccttaggcctcatgtgtttgtcgatttccatagaacatatgcattcctaaggaacaacttagtataaatcatgctaaatcccttaggaatgaaaagagttagagtatacgccatgcctaacttgttgcttagggaaatctatagccttaggagtatacgctatgccctaaggttgacaaacattagatatgcataacatgattaaagcattggcatattgttatattagctaaatataattagtggtggatatcaaaaccctaatccttttttaattttagtttatcttttattttatttcttttccaattcaatcatgacaattgaattttatcttttagttaaacataatttacttctaaacataatttatcaatcctcgtgggaatgatctcgtatttgcctactctactattgttttgattttgtgcacttgcgagttaaagcgtacaattatttacctattaatttaggtagatattttgcacatcagcTACACCATTTTTCTTGTTAACCACATAAattcttgtgttttattttatttattcccTTTATTAATTCCTTTAGTGTTAGTAATTAAGCCTACACATatattcattttctcttttctgtaCAATTCATTTGGAAAGTGATtacatccaaaaaaaatataatatcctTTCACAGAACATACAGGTAGCATCTTGCACCATCCCTTTTTTGTGGAGATTGTCTTTTGTGGGCAAAATGTTATTGCACATCTTCCACAGGAAGACTGATATTGTTAGGGACTTGCAGTGTCCATATAGACTTCCATGAGAACCCACTCTCCCCAGCCGTTGAACCCAAATCATGCATTGTTTTATGTAACTTTGTGTCACTATGTTTAGTAATATTAACATACATACTGGTGTAtaaatttaaatgtttttttttatttgaagatgtgagatatatttttatatatcttttttaacCTATAATGAAAGTACaatatttacatatatttttatatgtctttttttatttattaataaagatgcatttaaattttaaaattaaattataacgAAGAATCCCGCACATAGCGCGGGTTATGAGCTAGTTgtttataatgatttaattgtataaacagttaaaatgaattaattgttTATACAATAATACTATATCAATTGTAGAATGAATCGATTACCATAATTAGCGTTAGTATATCACCACTTTGTTAGGCTTATCCCATatgtaaacatataaaataataaacttttAATGAGTCGGGGTTAATAAATCGACGGCAATTGTGATGACGACAAGATAAATGCATGCTCTCTTTTCCATTCCCTTCTGTCTTCATTTGGACACAAAGCTGAAAACCTTCCAATCGTTTTACCAcggaatttatttaaatatctCAATCTATGCAATACATAACTAGCTAGCTAGAATAGTCAACGAAGGAATTACAGTCCACCTGTGCATGGACACGGCTCCTGAGTTCTTCAAAAGCCTTCATGCTTTCCGCATCAATGCCTCCCACAAACTGCAAAAAGGTCCAAGAAAACTTAAAATCCActaaaaggaaatgaaatttttatatgGAAAAGTTTATCAAGCTTTgatatgaaatgaaattttcGTTTGGCCCACGATTTCGCACACCAAaagtatgtttttttaataaaattgtggAAATTTTATCATTTGGGAGTGtgtttggggaaaaaaaaaaacaatagcaGTTTCAGATTGCACATAAAAAACATGCGACCCGATTTTATTGGTCGAACTGCATTTTTATCAAACGcttaactatttttttgtttttttttttaaatttcattttcattaattacgttttaaaatcttattttttcaaattgaacaTTTTGAAACCGttaaaacaagccaaaactaAAAAGCCCCACtgcaaaaaaaaagagaagacacCAAATCTGTTATACACTTAAAAACTTAACAAGCACTTAAGTCATCAATGAAAACATGGTGCAAGATAAAAAACCAAATCTGTTGTGCGGTCGGGGATACTTATTGTTATAGAAGGAACGTCaatctaaggaaaaaaaaaaaaaatcagtgagATATGTCCTACCAGTGAGGAGTGACCTctttaattgaataataataattaaataaaaagaccaACTATACAAAAAACCTCTTTTATAAATAGATTCATCTTATGGGttcgtttgagattgcattttcaaaaagtgcaatttgaaaaagtgaattttaaaaacGTGGTAAAGTGTTCGAAAAAATCGTgaattaatctttaaaattgcagtttaacctttaaaatttgtgtgttttcatattaaaaaaaaaaccaaaaaagcgtcatttcaaatcacaattttttaaaacgcaattTTTTGCCCACCTTATGATGATTCACTCAATATCTAGAATGAAGTGAAACACCaacaaatataatagaaaaacaaTTGGAATAATGCTCAAACATAATATCATAGAAAAAGCATAATCTAAGTATAAAGTATATATGCCAATTAAAATTGGTCAAACGATATTTCCCTTGCAACATATATAGGCGGCAGttgtagaaatatatataaaatctaaaataCTACAATATAAAAGAGAAGTAAAAGAGAGCGCGAAAGCGGAGAGAGAcatatgggctacatcttgtatatacACTGTTACCAAGCAATATTACATAAGTCTCTATTTGTAGAGAGACAATGATTAatgaccaagaaacccaaagtaaaccctaaaatacataaggaaagaaatataCCCTACATTAGAAATTCAAtaaggaaatataaaatattctaacaaatgaaataatataATCTAACATGCTATAGGTCTGCTGATGGAAAGTAATATGCAATCCCATGAAACATGGAGGAGGAAATCATGGGATTGTTGCCTTGCCTGGGTATGCTTGATCTGATTAGATTTTGTCTTCTAACGCTTCCTTGCAAACTGATGGTGGAACTTCCTTTagtttgataaacaaaaaataattggcAGTTTGTTGATTGAATCTTGCCATAAACCACGATGGCAAGATTCAACATGGCTTGAATGAGCCCGGTTTTGGTTGTTACCTAGGCGAGAGACATGAAAAAGGCCTGGATTTTAAGTATTACCACAAGGCCAAGACATTGGGCCAACAATGGGCTATATTGAAATTGACAAAGTATGGGTTGAAACGAACCTTGGGTTTTGGATATTACCTCAAGGTCAAAAagatggttttttctttttttgttttgttttgttttgtgtttttttttttttttttttttttggtttttttctgaCGACTCCATCACTTCTCTTCTCACTTTTAACTCACCTTTCAGCTACCATTTGCAACAAACATCCCATGTGCAAACACATACCACTTTCTCTTTGTTCCTCTTTTCTTGCATTATTTTCTTGCATGCCCGACAATTCTCGTCTACTTTCTTATCTCTCTCTACATATAGGCAAATCTGTGGTTTGTGTTGCAATAAAGGTGGCTTGAAGGAAGGACGTCGGCACAAGGTAGTCTGGGAATGTCCGGTGGAGGGAAGGTCTCCGGTACAGGGAAATGATGCTGGCACAAGGTAGTTCGGAAACGTTCGATGGAGGAGAGGATGCCGGCACAAGGTAGTCCAGGAACGTCTGATGGAAGGAAGGTCTATGGTACAGGAAAAGGACGTTGGCACAAGGTAGTCCGGGAACGTCCGATGGAGGTAAGGACGCCAGCACAAGGTACTCCAAGAATGTCCGATGGAGGTGCGATGGAGCTGAACAAATTGGATCTTCTATGCATGAATCAGGAGGCATGTTTGAGGAGATATTTGTTGATGGTGCTGtttattgaaaaacatgtaGAATatagaaaaaggagaagaaggcGTGGCTGAGCGGCGTGGTCTAATTGACGTTTCTGGGTCGCGGCTTGGTGGTGGAGAAGAGAACAGTGATCGTGCGAAGGTTCTGGACTGCCGGAGATGAGGTGGATTGATGGCGGTGGATTTGTATGGAGCCGACGGTGGTGGGTTAATGGAAGACGGCCAGCAGGGACGACGCGGTGGTTCTATCACAAGGCTTGGCTGGCAGTGGGCTGTGGAAGGCAGTGGTGGACGTTGCCGTTGGTGATCTCGAACTGTGGCTGCAAGTCCTTGGGGTCCTTGCCATCGACGGTACATCTGACGAAGACCCAGGTGTTGAGAATCTTCTTGACGGTGCCAAAGAGGTCTTTCTGACGACTAAGGTAAGGCGTTAAGGCGCTGAGGGCAACTAATTGAGAAGGGAGTGGTTGAGAAGAATGGACACCAGCGCTGTGCCAGTAATGTGTGATGTGAAGGAAAGGAAGGTttccagaaagaaaaaaaaaaaatgcacaggACCATTGGATCGATTGGCGTAAGCCAATAGCTCTAATACCttgtagaaatatatataaaatctaaaataCTACAATATAAAAGAGAAGTAAAAGAGAGTGCAAAAGTGgagagagacgtatgggctacatcttgtatatacACTATTACCAAGCAATATTACAtaagtctctatttatagagacaATGATTAGTGaccaaaaaacccaaattaaaccctaaaatacataagggcagaaataaaccctacattagaaattaaataaggaaatataaaatattcttacaaaagaaataatataatctAACATGCTGTAGGTCTGCTGATGGAAAGTAATATGCAATCCCATGAAACATGGAGGAGGAAATCATGGGATTGTTGCCTTGCTTGGGTATGCTTGATCTGATTAGATTTTGTCTTCTAACAGCAGTATCTAAATTGGGGGAGGCAAATTCTTGTGGGTAGGAATTGGTTTGTAGTGTAGTCTAGTGCTTCCATCTTCTAAATTGAAGATACTCATGTCAATCAGCACATTTGGATTATATTCATATGCAGTAATGTAGTCATCAGTGTAATATATGGAGTTAGGGCCGTTAGGCCAACAATCCAAAAAGTCAGAAGTTGAAATAGATATAGATTGGTTGTCTCCCACGTACAATGCATCATCTCCTATGTTCTTCACCTCCTCCCGCTCCACCAGTCTTCCACTTTCATCATCTAGCACTAGCTTGTGCACCTTAAAATAACCGGTCATACCTTGCCTCTAGCAAGAAAAGATTCGAAGAACCTCCGCAGTAGAAACAAATCCCCGTTAGATGGTTCCACTAGATATTTCTTGTAAGCATACTCTAAATCTCGGGGCGCAAGTACATTTTTTTGATTGATACTGACATCGAGGGATATAAGCTCACTTCGATGATCAATGGCGAGAACCTGGCCTTTATAATATAAAACATTAGAGAACAACTCTCCATGCACATGATAAGTCCAAGATTCATCACCTAATTTCATGAAAACTAAGTCGCTATATTCACCAAATATTCCCTCGACAAGCCAGTCCGAGTCCTCAGAGGGGTCTGGGGacaatttaagttttttgacTGTACACTGCTTAACATTCCTTCTATAGCCTCTATGTCTTTCAAGCTGCGAGAGATTGATTTTTTCATTTCTGATGGGGTTGAAGAGGATAACAAAGGAACTCTTCGTTACAAAGCTCAACCAATCGAAGGAAGAACCACAACATCTTTTGTTGTAATGGATGGGGAGGTTAACGTTAGAGATTTTTAGGTTGGTGATGCTGTATAAACTCCCCACTTTCTTGTTATTGTCTTTGTTGGGAATGAGCAACATGGGAATTTGAGTGCCTTGTTGTCACTCTTTCACCGCCGTCCCCACGACAATACCTTGTTATCGGTTTTTACTCTCTCAAagccaaaataatcaaaataacatGGCTACacatgtaataaaaaaaaaaaaaaaaaaccccaaaatacaaTCGACTGGCACAGAAGACAATTATACACCAATGTCGTTAATGGGGGCGTGATTGCCAAACTATATGAACCCATATGTTGAGCTACTCACATTCAGagaatttccattttttttttaatttttttaaagataggTGTTACGTGGCATTCAGAATTACCATTGATTTCACCAATGATGATTTTGGATGCCACATCGAAGAGTGTACATTTAGAAGTAAAGAGTGAGAGTGAGTATagtatttctctattttattttaattcatttgtaaCCAACCATGTGCTCTGATTCCTTCCATTCTTCTCCTTTGTTCTTACTCTTGTTTAAGACTAGACCACCTCAttaacacacaaaaaagaaaaaaaaaaaaaaactgcggGACCACATCATGTGCCGAGAGTGCTTCTGTCCTTTCCCTGCTACTCTTCCCCTTTGTTCCAACTTCTTGTTTAAGACTACACAACCACATAGGGTAATAAAAGAACATAACACATGCCTTACAACATGCCTTACAACGTGATCATATTCTGTCCCAGACAACTAGCTAGTGCCTATTCATTGTGGAATGCTACATGTGTATCGAATACTGTAAGTTATGCCAAGTGTGAAGTACAGCTCACAAGAAACTTTCTAGTTGCCTTGGAAAATTCCTCTCTCAAAATCTCACACCTTGGAAAATGATCGACTTTCCACAACCATGTCCaccaaatttggttttaaagcCAAATTCCCCTCTCAATATCTCATGCCTTGGGAACGTGATTGACATCACACAACCATGAAAAATCAACACTCTATTTAACCCCATGTCCCCACCTATCTTCTCCACCAAAACAAAATCCCTCTCTCAATATAGCAGCATCATGGGGAAGAGGAAAATTGATGCAACgcgacttagtgggctgcagcgaagaacatcaataagctgtggataaaaatttatagatctagattctatcaatgatctgagaaatcttcttgacaaaagcgagatactctctaggttttaaaggaaaaaaagaagaaactcaactctgagtaattcttattaaacaaactcaataataatccaaatctgCATTCTCAGGGCTCTAAGGATCTATTTATAGCaccaagactcctagtcctaagataacaatgaaataaagtcagtTTAGAAgtcttaaaaagaaaactaaatcaaataaaagactaacaaagaaacctaattcaaataaaagactgaaagataagataaaataaaagactaacaaagaaacctaattcaaataaaagactgaaagataagataggcCATCCTGATCTACATCATCCATCCTCCacaggttggagagaattcaacCCAAATTTGAATTGTCTTTTCCACGGTCTTTTTGGTGTCCAGCCGACTCATTCCAATctcctcttctcaaaatcacaacaagGCCACATCCCATAATAAACGTGATGACCTTATTCATCAACACACCACCACAATTATATTGAAGACCTTGCACCTCCCCTTGCTGTGCAGGCTTGGCATGCTCTTGTCGTGCCTTACCCTTCCCACATGCAATGAAAATTCCCAAAGAACTCACAAAATTCCCTTCACTCGTTGATAGAAAAGTCGTCTCCGCCCCATAGATCTCATCAGTCTCAACGATAAATTTGTCTCTCGCCACCGTGTAATGCAGTCTTGGTTGACGACGACAAACGTTCGAACCATCCATGTCGGCCAAGTGATCGGTAGGGACCCTATATTGAGTGCGTGCATGCTCCTTCTTCTGCACAGTTAGACCACCgaacctctcctccatgtgctgCAAACGAAttgccggttgctccttacgtgctacCCCCATGCGCAAGTGCACTTCGTTCATGTCTGCTAGACGGTTGCTCCTCCctcattcatggaaagtaacttgagcgctaataccaactgatgcagtgtgacttagtgggctgcaccgaataacaacattaagcagtggataaatacttctagatcttcaGATTATTAagtgatctaagaaatcttcttcatAAAAGCTAGATGCtatctaggttttgaaggaaaacaaagaagaaactcaactctgagtaattcttattaaacaaactcaataataattcaaatctTCATTCTCGGGCTCTAAGCAtctatttatagccccaagactcctaCTTTCTGTCGCCTCTCTAGGCCCCTTCTTTTTGTTGGaattttttaccttttcattttgGGTGTCGAGCTTGATGCCTGCATCCTATGATATAGCATGGGCTTGTGCCGTTGGAAATTCCTTCCGCACTCTGCGCGCCGTATAAGGATTGACAAGTTCACTCTCAACGATAAATTTGTCTCTCGCCACCGCGTAGCGCAGTCTTGGTTGACAACGACAAACATTCGGACCATCCATGTCCGCCAAGTGATGGGTAGGGACCTTGTGTTGGGTGTGCGCATG
Protein-coding sequences here:
- the LOC132165053 gene encoding uncharacterized protein LOC132165053, which encodes MLLIPNKDNNKKVGSLYSITNLKISNVNLPIHYNKRCCGSSFDWLSFVTKSSFVILFNPIRNEKINLSQLERHRGYRRNVKQCTVKKLKLSPDPSEDSDWLVEGIFGEYSDLVFMKLGDESWTYHVHGELFSNVLYYKGQVLAIDHRSELISLDRQGMTGYFKVHKLVLDDESGRLVEREEVKNIGDDALYVGDNQSISISTSDFLDCWPNGPNSIYYTDDYITAYEYNPNVLIDMSIFNLEDGSTRLHYKPIPTHKNLPPPI